A single region of the Epinephelus moara isolate mb chromosome 12, YSFRI_EMoa_1.0, whole genome shotgun sequence genome encodes:
- the akirin2 gene encoding akirin-2, which yields MACGATLKRTLDFDPLMSQASPKRRRCAPMVSPVSSPQKYLRMEPSPFGEVSSRLTTEEILHNIKQEYKRLQKRRHLDTAFQQAESCCPLDLQNIHSGAALPGTSSGASSPTRKEQPLFSLRQVGMICERLLKEREDKIREEYDEILTTKLAEQYDAFVKFTHDQLMRRFGEQPASYVS from the exons ATGGCTTGCGGGGCTACTCTGAAAAGGACTCTGGACTTTGATCCGCTAATGAGCCAGGCTTCACCCAAAAGAAGGAGGTGCGCCCCGATGGTGTCCCCGGTCTCTTCACCACAGAAATATTTGCGTATGGAGCCGTCGCCGTTTGGGGAAGTGTCGTCCAGACTCACCACAG AGGAAATTCTACACAACATCAAACAGGAGTACAAGCGTCTGCAGAAACGACGACACCTGGACACTGCTTTCCAGCAGGCAGAGAGTTGCTGTCCTCTGGACCTGCAGAACATCCACAGTGGAGCTGCTCTACCAG GTACATCCTCGGGTGCCTCATCCCCCACCAGAAAAGAGCAGCCTTTATTCTCCCTCAGACAGGTCGGGATGATTTGTGAAAGACTGCTGAAAGAGCGAGAGGACAAAATCCGTGAGGAGTACGACGAGATACTAACGACAAAGCTTGCag AGCAATATGATGCGTTTGTCAAGTTCACACATGATCAACTGATGCGAAGGTTTGGAGAGCAGCCTGCCAGCT ATGTTTCCTGA